TTTCGTGCACTCGGCTACGATCAGTATGCCGACGCCAAGCAGACGGGTGAGGATTTCCACGTCGTCAAGTCGGTCATCGAATACAAGGCGCCGGTCCGGTTCGACTGGGAGCTGGACGTCGGGGCGCGCGTGGCGCGGATCGGCAACTCAAGCCTCACCTTCGAACTCGCGATCTTTCTGAAGGGCGGCAACGAGGCGCTCGTGACGGGTGAAATCGTGTGGGTCAATACCAACCAGCAGACCCATCGACCGGTCCCGATATCGAGGGCGATCCGGGAGCGGATTGCTGCGCGGGAGAAGCATCTGGCCTGACGCGCACCAGGAGAGGTTGTCCCGGCAAATATCAGCGTCTCGCGGTCTTGACTCAGTCACACTGGTAACGAAGGTTTCGAACCTGTTGCAGGGAGGGCTCCATGCTCGATCGCCGCAAACTTCTGGTCGGAGCCACTGCGCTCGCCGGCTATTCCGCGTTGGCGCGCGCCGCGGCGCCATACGAGTGGCAGACAATATCGCCGGCCGATGCGGGATTTGTCCCCGGCTTCGGCGAGCGGCTCGATCAATTCGTTCGCGGCGGGCAGGCCCCGAACATCCACGGCGTCATCATCGTGCGGCGGGGGAGGGTGGTCTTCGAGAACTATTTCGAAGGCGACGATCAGGTGCGGGACGAATACGGCAGAGCGCATTTTGAACGTGTCGCGTTCTCGGCCGAGCGCAGCCACGAGCTGCGCTCCGTGAGCAAGAGCATCGTTGGCCTGCTATACGGGATCGCGCTTCGCGAGGGCAAGGTGCCGGGGCTCGATGCGCCGCTGCTTGCACAATTCCCTGATTACGCCGACCTTCCGGACCTGGAGCAGCGCCGCCGCTGGACGATCAGGCATGCGATCAGCATGACGCTTGGCATCGAATGGAATGAGGATCTTTCCTACGACGATCCGCGCAACGGGCAGACCGCGATGGACAAAGCGGCCGACCCTTATCGCCATGTGCTGGGGCTGCCGATTGTCGCGGCGGCGGGCGCGCGGTGGATTTATTGTGGCGGCGCCACGGCGCTGATCGGGAAGATTCTGGAGAACGGCACCAAACAGACATTGCCTGACTATGCACGTGAGGTTCTGTTCGACCCGCTCGGGATTGGGCCGACCGTATGGCGCATCGGCCCCAACGGCGAACGAAATTTCGCCTCCGGCATCGGCATGCGGCCCCGCGATCTCGCGCGTATCGGACAGATGGTCCTCGCGCGCGGCAAGGCCGACGAGCGGCAGGTCGTTCCCGCCGAATGGCTGGAAGAATCGTTCAAGCCGCAGGTGACGATGCGTGACCGGCGCGAACATGGCTGTCACTGGTATCTCGGCGAAATGGTGTTCAATAGCGCGGACGGACCGCGCCAGGAGCGTTGGATCGCCGCCTTCGGCAATGGTGGCCAAAGACTTTATGTCTTTCCACGGCTCGATTTGCAGGTCGTCATCACAGCCGGCAATTACAATCGTCGCGACCAGGGCGTGCCGCCCAATCGGGTGCTGACCGAGCGAATCTTGCCGAGCCTTCATTTAAACCCCAATTGACCCCGAGGCCGTCGCGGTCGGCCCGCAAGAAGAATTGCGAGAGATCCATGAGAGCGAAGCTCCTGCTTTTTTCCGCTGTCATGTTTTGCGCAGCGCCCGCCTTCGCCATCAGCAGTGACGATGTGCGCGCGGCACTCGAGCAGCGTTTCAAGGGCGATCGTACCGGCGCCTGTATTGCGGCCGGCGTGATCGACGGCGGCACGATTGCGACGGCCTATTACTGTGCGGACCCGAATTCGCCGCGCCCATATGATGAGCACACCGCGTTCGAAATCGGCTCTGTCACCAAGACGATGACCGCCGCGCTGCTGGCCGAATTCATCGCGCGCGGCGAAGTTGCCCTCAGCGATCCGATCGCCAAATTGCTGCCGCCGGGAACGCCTGTGCCGTCGTTCAACGGTCGCGAAATTACCATCGCCGATATCGTGACCCACACCTCGGGCTTGCCTGCGGTCCCGACCACGTACCGCCCGCGCGACGTCAACAACCCCTATGCCGGCGCGACCGAGCGCGATTTGCTTGACGCGTTGGCCGCCACCCGGCTGACACGCGAGCCTGGCTCGAAGTGGGAGTATTCGAATTTCGCTGTCATCGTGCTGTCCTATGCGCTCGCCAAACGTAGCGGCAAGGACTACGAGACGTTGCTGCGCGAACGCTTGCTTCTCCCGCTAGGGATGAACGAAACCTATGTGGCCCAGCGCCCGTCGCAGGTCCGTCTTGCTCAGGGGCACCTCCCCAACGGGACGCCTGCGGTGCCGTGGGACTTTCACCCCGACATGGCCGGCGTCGGGGGCGTGCGTGCGACGTTGCCGGACATGTTGCGGTATCTCGAAGGCCAGCTTGGCACGCGCGACAGCGCGATCACGCCTGCTCTGGAGCAGACGCAGAAGCAAGTCGCCAGTGTCGATGGCCACAGGATGGGCATGAACTGGAATCTGTTCACCCGGAACGGTCAGGCGCGCATCTCGCATGAGGGCGGCACCGGCGGTTACTCGTCGTTCGCCGGGTTCGATCGCGCGGCGAAGCGCGCCGTGGTCTTGCTCAGCGATACGGCGTTGACCGCCAGTGGCGGCCTCGGATCGCTTGGCTCGCATTTGCTCGATCCTTCCATTCTCGTCGGCGCGCCGCATGTCGTTGCGACGGCTGACGCCAAACTGATCGACGCGCTCGTCGGCAAGTACCGCCTGCGGGGCGGCCTCGGCATCGAATTGCGGCATACCGTTGGCCATTTGGCCATCCAGGCAGACGGTCAGCCCGAATTTGAAATGGGCTACGACAGCGCGGGCGACTTCTATCCGCTCAAGTTCGACGCGCTGTTGCGGCCGAAACGCAAGGCGGACGGATCATACGCCTTCACCTGGTTTCAGGGTGGTGCCGTTCTGGAGGCCGAGCGCCTGGATCCGCCGATGGCGGTCGCGAGCAAATGGACACCGACGGAAGCGCAACTCGCAGATTACGTCGGCGACTATCCGCTGATGCCCAACTTTGCGCTGCGCGTGTCCGCGACGGGCGCCAAGCTCTTCGTTCAGGGCACCAACCAGCGATCGCTCGAATTCGTGTCCGTCGAAAAGGATGTCTTCGTTGCGGACTCCGTTAGCGCCGAAATCGACTTCGAGCGCGATGCCGGCGACAAGGTGGTTTCGCTTACTCTCAAGCAGCGAGGACAAGTCCTGCGGGGCGAGCGACATTAGGGCGCATGACCGGCCGGCGGCGGTGAAGCAACCCACCGGGCGGAATTCGAACGCTTTCTCGCCTAAGGTTTGTGCGGCGCCGCCCGGTGGCGCTAGTCGAATCGCGCCGTCGCAGACTTGCCATCCGGGGCTGTGAGCTGAACCGCACCCTTGGGCTTGGCCGGCAGGGCCGTGGCCGCTGTTCCGATCAGGTTGTTCTTTTCCGAAGGAGCGAGCGTGATGCGTTCGGCCTTCCCTCCCAGATTGAAGATCGCGACGCCCTTGAAGCCCTTCGTATCAACCGGCTTGTCGTTTTCGCCGATGAGGAAGATTTCAATCGCCGTGTCTTTCGCGACCAGTTCCACATGGTAAGGGCCGGCTTCGGCGAGACGCCCGCCATGGGTAGATTTCGGCTCGTGTGCGTAGGCCGGCAGGCCGGCCAGCAAGGCAACACCGAGAGCGAGATATCTGAACTTCACGCGTAGTCTCCTTTGGAAGATGGGAACGATTAATAAGAATGCGACGCGGCATGATCGCCGAGACGCTCCTCGGATTGCCGTTGCACCAGTCGCATGAGCGGTTTCCTGCCGAACGTGAGGAACAGCACAGGCGTGATCAGCGCATCGAGCAAGGTCGCGCTGACAAGTCCACCGAAGATCGTGACGGCGACCGGGTGCAATATCTCCTTGCCCGGCTCGTCTATCGCGATCAGCAGCGGCAGCAGCGCCAGCCCCGCGGACAGCGCGGTCATCAGGACAGGCGTCATGCGCTCGAGGCTTCCGCGGATGACAAGCTCGGTGCCGAACGCCATCTGCTCGCGCAGAGCGAGATTGATGTAGTGGCTGATCTTGAGAATGCCGTTGCGCGTCGCGATCCCCGCCAGGGTTATGAGGCCAACCATGCTGGCGACGGACAGCGGCTGATCAGTCAGCGCCAGCGCCGTGACCGAACCGATCAGCGCCAGCGGCACCCCACCCATGATGATCAGGGCCAGCACGGCGGAGCGGTAGCGGCTGTAGAGAATCGCAAAGATCAGCGCGAGAGAAACGATTGAAAGGATACCTATCCTGCGGCTCGCTTCTTCCTGCGCCTGGAATGTGCCTTCAAGGCTCGCGGTGACGCCCTGTGGCAGGCTCAAAGCATCCAGTTCTGCGCGAATGCGCCGCACGATCTCCGCCATGTCGGTTTTGCCGTCCGAGTTCGCAAGCACGACGATGCGCCGGCGGCCGTTCTCTCTCAGGATCTGATTTGGCCCATCGGTCTCCTTCACGTCCGCGATCTGGCGCGCCGGTATCCACCCCGACGGGGTCTTGATCAGGAGGTCGCCGAGCTTCTCGGTCGTGCGAAGCCGGTCGGGCAGCCTCATGACGACGTCGTAGCGCTTGTAGCCGTCGACCACGCGCGAGATGACGCGCCCGCTCGACAGGCGCGACAACTGATCGGTCACGGCGCCCGGCTGCACGCCGTACAGGGCGGCCCGCGTATAGTCGACGCGGATTTCGAGTTGCGGGATACGC
This portion of the Bradyrhizobium sp. AZCC 2262 genome encodes:
- a CDS encoding serine hydrolase produces the protein MRAKLLLFSAVMFCAAPAFAISSDDVRAALEQRFKGDRTGACIAAGVIDGGTIATAYYCADPNSPRPYDEHTAFEIGSVTKTMTAALLAEFIARGEVALSDPIAKLLPPGTPVPSFNGREITIADIVTHTSGLPAVPTTYRPRDVNNPYAGATERDLLDALAATRLTREPGSKWEYSNFAVIVLSYALAKRSGKDYETLLRERLLLPLGMNETYVAQRPSQVRLAQGHLPNGTPAVPWDFHPDMAGVGGVRATLPDMLRYLEGQLGTRDSAITPALEQTQKQVASVDGHRMGMNWNLFTRNGQARISHEGGTGGYSSFAGFDRAAKRAVVLLSDTALTASGGLGSLGSHLLDPSILVGAPHVVATADAKLIDALVGKYRLRGGLGIELRHTVGHLAIQADGQPEFEMGYDSAGDFYPLKFDALLRPKRKADGSYAFTWFQGGAVLEAERLDPPMAVASKWTPTEAQLADYVGDYPLMPNFALRVSATGAKLFVQGTNQRSLEFVSVEKDVFVADSVSAEIDFERDAGDKVVSLTLKQRGQVLRGERH
- a CDS encoding serine hydrolase domain-containing protein, whose translation is MLDRRKLLVGATALAGYSALARAAAPYEWQTISPADAGFVPGFGERLDQFVRGGQAPNIHGVIIVRRGRVVFENYFEGDDQVRDEYGRAHFERVAFSAERSHELRSVSKSIVGLLYGIALREGKVPGLDAPLLAQFPDYADLPDLEQRRRWTIRHAISMTLGIEWNEDLSYDDPRNGQTAMDKAADPYRHVLGLPIVAAAGARWIYCGGATALIGKILENGTKQTLPDYAREVLFDPLGIGPTVWRIGPNGERNFASGIGMRPRDLARIGQMVLARGKADERQVVPAEWLEESFKPQVTMRDRREHGCHWYLGEMVFNSADGPRQERWIAAFGNGGQRLYVFPRLDLQVVITAGNYNRRDQGVPPNRVLTERILPSLHLNPN
- a CDS encoding acyl-CoA thioesterase, whose protein sequence is MSREQFWFFHPFRVRYSEIDGQGVVFNAHYLTYFDTTITEYFRALGYDQYADAKQTGEDFHVVKSVIEYKAPVRFDWELDVGARVARIGNSSLTFELAIFLKGGNEALVTGEIVWVNTNQQTHRPVPISRAIRERIAAREKHLA